From the Xenorhabdus ishibashii genome, one window contains:
- a CDS encoding C40 family peptidase, whose product MKLRCLFFLSSLFLIGCTNPVSRPNSSPLKVALSDPIMVIAQLKDQLKRWQNTPYRYGGMDRHGIDCSGFVYRTFSDRFNIQLPRTTSEQMNIGTRISKDDLMPGDLVFFKIGSGKSELHVGIYDTNNQFIHASTSKGVIRSSLDNVYWRRVFWQARRI is encoded by the coding sequence ATGAAATTGAGGTGTTTATTTTTTCTATCCAGCTTGTTTCTTATTGGTTGTACCAATCCTGTTTCCAGGCCTAATTCCTCTCCACTAAAGGTTGCTCTCTCTGATCCGATAATGGTTATTGCTCAGTTAAAAGATCAACTCAAACGATGGCAGAATACGCCATATCGTTATGGTGGAATGGATAGGCATGGTATTGATTGTTCCGGTTTTGTGTACCGAACTTTTTCTGATCGCTTTAATATCCAGCTTCCTCGCACAACAAGTGAACAAATGAACATAGGCACGCGGATAAGTAAAGATGATCTGATGCCAGGCGATCTGGTTTTTTTCAAAATCGGTAGTGGAAAAAGTGAGTTACATGTGGGCATTTATGATACTAACAACCAGTTTATTCATGCATCTACAAGTAAAGGCGTAATACGCTCTTCTCTTGATAATGTATATTGGCGTCGTGTTTTTTGGCAAGCCCGTAGGATTTAA
- a CDS encoding ISAs1 family transposase, with protein MSIFNFISKIDDPRSDINKKHELMDVIFLAFAAVLCGASGWKAIQEFGEIQIEWLKKYTRFTHGIPRRHCIANIIKMIEQDALVEAFYDWINQRRVKAGRSLIAIDGKTMRGTCKGTLFEALHVVSAYDVESGVALYHRVAESKGKEGPVARQLIELLALDGAVVTMDALHCQKETLELITQRGGDFIVGVKGNQKSLAEFVKSHFAAHYESHELVEFTEKSSGHGREEFRHVMQISATLSEEFQAKWPSIQSVIEVVSERSVKGHPPHRDSRWYVSSLPLDAELAATAIRKHWSVENELHWVLDVTFREDAISLKDPDGAAQMALFNRIALNVIKQNTSIKDSQAAKRRRAMWSAEFRSQLIFD; from the coding sequence ATGAGTATTTTTAACTTTATCAGTAAGATCGATGACCCGCGTTCTGATATCAATAAAAAGCATGAGTTAATGGATGTGATTTTTTTGGCTTTTGCAGCCGTGTTATGCGGGGCTTCTGGCTGGAAAGCGATTCAAGAGTTTGGTGAGATACAAATTGAGTGGCTTAAAAAATATACGCGCTTTACTCATGGCATTCCTCGTCGTCACTGTATTGCTAATATTATCAAAATGATAGAGCAGGATGCACTGGTTGAAGCCTTTTATGACTGGATCAACCAGCGCCGGGTCAAGGCAGGGAGAAGCCTTATCGCTATTGACGGAAAAACGATGAGAGGCACTTGCAAAGGCACCCTGTTTGAAGCCCTCCATGTGGTCAGTGCTTATGATGTCGAGTCCGGTGTTGCCCTATATCATCGGGTCGCAGAAAGTAAAGGGAAAGAAGGCCCAGTCGCAAGGCAACTCATTGAATTATTGGCGCTTGATGGGGCTGTAGTCACGATGGATGCCCTGCATTGTCAGAAAGAAACCCTTGAGTTAATTACCCAACGAGGCGGCGATTTTATTGTGGGTGTCAAAGGTAATCAAAAAAGTCTGGCTGAGTTTGTTAAATCCCATTTTGCTGCACATTATGAAAGTCATGAACTTGTTGAATTTACAGAAAAAAGCAGTGGTCATGGACGAGAGGAGTTCCGTCATGTTATGCAAATTAGTGCGACGTTGTCAGAAGAATTTCAGGCAAAATGGCCTTCAATACAATCGGTTATCGAAGTGGTCAGTGAACGAAGTGTGAAAGGCCACCCCCCTCACCGTGATTCACGCTGGTATGTCAGTTCACTCCCTTTAGATGCGGAGCTAGCGGCCACGGCAATAAGAAAGCATTGGTCGGTGGAAAATGAGCTGCACTGGGTTTTGGACGTCACTTTTCGGGAAGATGCAATCTCGCTGAAAGATCCTGATGGGGCGGCACAAATGGCCCTTTTTAATCGAATTGCATTAAATGTGATTAAACAAAATACCAGTATAAAGGACAGTCAGGCCGCTAAACGCCGAAGAGCAATGTGGTCAGCGGAATTCCGTAGTCAGCTTATATTTGATTAA
- a CDS encoding helix-turn-helix domain-containing protein, translated as MLENIINDIVRWLESQLQRNEGIKIDAIAHKSGYSKWHLQRIFKELKGCTLGQYVRRRRLHEAARSLREGNLPILDIALQYGFSSQATFTRIFKKHFNTTPAKFRENGHLPELKTFLHCEE; from the coding sequence ATGTTAGAAAATATTATCAACGATATTGTAAGATGGTTAGAAAGCCAACTTCAACGGAATGAAGGTATTAAAATAGATGCTATAGCCCACAAAAGTGGTTACTCAAAATGGCATTTACAACGAATTTTTAAGGAATTAAAAGGCTGTACTTTAGGTCAATATGTGCGCCGTCGTCGTCTCCATGAAGCAGCCAGATCTTTACGTGAAGGCAATTTACCCATCCTTGACATTGCGCTTCAATATGGTTTTAGCTCTCAAGCTACATTTACCCGAATATTTAAAAAACATTTTAATACTACACCCGCTAAATTCCGGGAAAACGGACATCTGCCTGAGTTGAAGACGTTCCTACATTGTGAGGAATAA
- the arnF gene encoding 4-amino-4-deoxy-L-arabinose-phosphoundecaprenol flippase subunit ArnF gives MKGYLWGMASVLLITVAQLLLKWGVAHLPELSLSMHWLDINWFWANHNPLLMIMAGLAGYILSMLCWFFTLKYLPLNKAYPIISLSYAFVYLMAALLPWFSETISLLKTSGVFFILLGIWLISKPEKKQSH, from the coding sequence ATGAAAGGTTATCTTTGGGGGATGGCGAGTGTCTTGCTGATCACTGTAGCGCAATTGTTATTGAAGTGGGGAGTTGCCCATCTGCCGGAACTTTCGTTATCAATGCATTGGCTGGATATCAACTGGTTTTGGGCAAATCACAATCCTTTGCTGATGATTATGGCAGGATTGGCGGGTTATATATTATCCATGTTATGTTGGTTTTTTACATTGAAATATCTGCCATTGAATAAAGCATACCCTATTATTAGTTTGAGTTACGCCTTTGTTTATTTAATGGCGGCTTTATTACCTTGGTTCAGTGAAACTATTTCACTGTTAAAAACGTCGGGCGTTTTTTTTATCTTATTGGGTATTTGGTTAATCAGCAAACCAGAAAAAAAACAATCTCATTGA
- the arnE gene encoding 4-amino-4-deoxy-L-arabinose-phosphoundecaprenol flippase subunit ArnE, translating to MISNITLLILVSLLTCAGQLCQKQAVSCWQKKDTPHKVVSMVIWLSSAILLLGIGMIFWLRLLQFLPLSIAYPLLSINFVIVTLIGQFLYQEKVGLKHWMGIFAIMFGILLMSLSQ from the coding sequence ATGATCAGCAATATAACATTATTGATTTTGGTTAGCTTACTGACTTGTGCGGGGCAATTATGCCAGAAACAGGCGGTTAGTTGTTGGCAGAAAAAAGATACCCCACATAAGGTGGTATCTATGGTCATATGGTTGTCCAGTGCTATTCTTCTGTTGGGTATAGGGATGATATTTTGGTTGCGATTATTGCAATTTCTGCCACTGAGTATCGCTTACCCTCTGCTGAGTATAAATTTTGTCATAGTGACTTTGATTGGACAATTCCTGTATCAGGAAAAGGTGGGGTTAAAGCACTGGATGGGGATTTTTGCCATTATGTTTGGCATCTTATTGATGAGTTTGAGTCAATGA
- the tnpA gene encoding IS200/IS605 family transposase: MGIKAQSSAHTKWLCKYHIVFSPKYRRKVIFNNIRSSVGEILRDLCKYKGVEIIEGHLMPDHVHMLVSIPPKLSVSSFMGYLKGKSSLMIFDRHANLKYKFGNRKFWAEGFYVSTVGLNEATIQKYIREQEKSDLISDKLSRVC, translated from the coding sequence ATGGGCATTAAAGCACAAAGCTCAGCGCATACAAAGTGGCTGTGTAAATACCATATCGTCTTTTCGCCGAAATATAGACGGAAAGTGATTTTTAATAATATTCGTTCAAGTGTGGGAGAGATCCTCAGAGACCTTTGTAAGTATAAAGGTGTGGAAATAATCGAAGGTCATCTCATGCCAGATCATGTTCATATGTTGGTGAGTATTCCACCAAAGCTAAGCGTTTCAAGCTTTATGGGATATTTGAAGGGTAAAAGTTCGTTGATGATCTTTGATAGACACGCCAATTTAAAATATAAATTTGGCAACAGAAAGTTTTGGGCGGAAGGGTTCTATGTCAGTACGGTAGGGCTAAATGAAGCGACAATTCAAAAGTATATCAGAGAGCAAGAAAAGTCGGATTTAATCTCGGATAAATTGAGTAGGGTCTGTTGA
- a CDS encoding IS5 family transposase, translating to MPRTMLTDLQWNKLSALMQHAGWIYHKPEHRLTVEGILYRMRTSVPWRDLPPEFGKWNSVFQRFNAWSKKGVLQLIFKWLSGVADREWLFIDGSIVRAHQHSAGAASDDDEAIGKSCGGRSTKIHLAVDSYGLPVHFELSGGQVHDIVHAESLVEQSPPSDFVIADKGYDSQAFRNHIEQQGATPIIPYRKNSRKSDKQIDKCLYRYRHLVENAFARVKHFRAIATRYDKLERNYASMLALAFIIVWLPMWAE from the coding sequence ATGCCGCGAACTATGTTAACAGATCTCCAATGGAATAAGCTATCTGCGTTAATGCAACATGCGGGTTGGATTTATCACAAACCTGAACACCGTTTGACCGTTGAAGGCATTCTTTACCGAATGAGAACGAGCGTTCCCTGGCGCGATTTACCGCCAGAATTCGGCAAATGGAATAGTGTCTTTCAACGTTTCAATGCGTGGTCAAAGAAAGGGGTTTTACAGCTCATTTTCAAGTGGTTATCTGGGGTTGCTGATAGGGAATGGTTGTTTATTGATGGGAGTATCGTCCGTGCTCATCAGCACAGTGCCGGAGCGGCTTCAGATGATGATGAGGCGATTGGCAAAAGTTGTGGTGGACGTTCAACCAAAATTCATTTGGCCGTCGATAGTTATGGCTTGCCTGTTCATTTTGAATTGTCCGGGGGACAAGTGCATGACATTGTTCATGCTGAAAGTTTAGTCGAGCAATCGCCCCCTTCGGACTTTGTGATAGCTGACAAAGGGTACGACAGTCAGGCTTTCAGAAATCATATTGAACAGCAAGGAGCAACGCCGATTATTCCCTACCGGAAAAATAGCCGAAAATCGGATAAACAGATTGATAAATGTTTATATCGTTATCGTCATTTGGTGGAGAATGCGTTCGCTAGGGTTAAACATTTTCGTGCAATAGCAACAAGATACGATAAGCTTGAACGGAATTACGCCAGTATGTTGGCTCTGGCGTTTATCATTGTCTGGTTGCCCATGTGGGCTGAATGA
- the arnT gene encoding lipid IV(A) 4-amino-4-deoxy-L-arabinosyltransferase, whose product MLNTRTSKAGAVLMALFFVLTYLLPLNSRLLWQPDETRYAEISREMLQRGDWIVPYFLDIRYFEKPVAGYWINNISQWLFGDSNFAVRFGSVLSILISTFLLHRLAMMMWQCRQTAFVSSLIYISMFIVFSIGTYSVLDPMFSLWVTAGIVSCYWALKAVTIREQILAWSVLGLACGMAFMTKGFLALALPVMTMIPITIYQKRFWTMVRFGPLAVIFAILISMPWVIAIAVREPDYWHYFFWIEHIQRFASEKAQHIAPVWYYLPVLILGVIPWLGLLPGALIKSWQEKKNHPEMFFLFCWFVVPFIFFSIAKGKLPTYVLPFIGPLALMMAKYGVDCAKNGKMKALKINGLINVFIGLLAILTLFAMETLKAPPLYQPDEWLKWIMGIIAFGVWGGIGFLCFIHDGKYWLWAAACSIMLSLSIGSALPDKTINSKLPQHFIQQNEKELADSQYILTQSVGVGSAIAWELKRSDIYLLDRSGELEYGLDYPDSRYRYITEKEFPAWLAETRKKGQVAVVFLLPSGGELSELPKPDFVRRNHRLVLVIYKKQS is encoded by the coding sequence ATGTTGAACACGCGGACGAGTAAAGCAGGAGCCGTTCTGATGGCTCTTTTTTTTGTTCTTACTTACTTATTGCCTCTAAATAGTCGTCTATTATGGCAACCGGATGAAACTCGGTATGCTGAAATTAGTCGGGAAATGCTGCAACGTGGAGATTGGATCGTACCTTACTTCTTGGATATTCGCTATTTTGAAAAACCAGTAGCAGGATATTGGATCAACAACATTAGCCAGTGGCTTTTTGGAGACAGTAATTTTGCTGTTCGTTTTGGCTCTGTGCTTAGTATCCTAATCAGCACATTTCTCCTCCATCGTTTGGCAATGATGATGTGGCAATGTCGCCAGACGGCTTTCGTTTCCAGCCTGATTTATATTTCCATGTTTATTGTTTTTTCCATTGGCACTTACAGTGTCCTTGATCCCATGTTTTCTTTATGGGTTACAGCAGGGATTGTGAGCTGTTATTGGGCGCTTAAGGCTGTGACGATCCGAGAACAAATTTTGGCATGGTCTGTTTTGGGTTTGGCCTGTGGTATGGCTTTTATGACAAAAGGATTTCTGGCATTGGCACTACCCGTGATGACCATGATACCCATCACGATATACCAGAAACGCTTTTGGACAATGGTTCGTTTTGGGCCTCTTGCCGTGATTTTTGCTATTTTGATCAGCATGCCGTGGGTGATCGCGATTGCTGTGCGTGAGCCGGATTACTGGCATTATTTCTTTTGGATAGAGCATATACAGCGTTTTGCTTCTGAAAAAGCTCAGCATATTGCGCCTGTTTGGTATTACTTGCCCGTATTAATTTTAGGGGTTATTCCGTGGTTAGGATTACTGCCAGGTGCTTTAATCAAAAGTTGGCAAGAGAAAAAAAATCACCCGGAAATGTTTTTCTTGTTTTGTTGGTTTGTTGTTCCATTTATATTTTTTAGCATCGCAAAAGGAAAACTGCCGACTTACGTTTTACCTTTTATCGGCCCTTTAGCATTGATGATGGCAAAATATGGTGTCGATTGTGCCAAAAATGGCAAAATGAAGGCATTGAAAATAAATGGATTGATAAATGTTTTTATCGGATTACTCGCCATTTTAACCCTTTTTGCTATGGAAACTTTAAAGGCTCCCCCACTTTATCAACCCGATGAATGGTTGAAATGGATTATGGGAATTATTGCCTTTGGCGTTTGGGGGGGAATTGGTTTTCTTTGCTTTATTCACGATGGTAAATATTGGTTATGGGCCGCTGCTTGTTCAATTATGCTCAGCTTATCCATAGGTAGTGCATTGCCTGACAAGACAATCAACTCCAAACTTCCTCAGCACTTTATTCAACAAAACGAAAAAGAGTTAGCTGACAGTCAATATATTTTGACCCAATCGGTTGGCGTGGGTTCGGCGATTGCGTGGGAATTAAAGCGCAGTGATATTTACCTGCTTGATCGTTCAGGGGAATTAGAATACGGGCTTGATTACCCTGACAGCCGATACCGATACATCACAGAGAAAGAATTCCCTGCATGGTTGGCGGAAACACGCAAAAAAGGTCAAGTCGCTGTTGTTTTTCTATTGCCCTCAGGAGGTGAGTTGTCTGAATTGCCGAAACCAGATTTTGTGCGGCGTAATCATAGATTAGTGCTTGTGATTTACAAGAAACAGTCATGA
- a CDS encoding IS982 family transposase, which translates to MDKLVEIFCDVDDFCRFFIPQWEQFCLESGHRLRRRQGHMYPSEIMTILILFHMSHYRDFKNFYLKHIWQYHHRDFATLLSYTRFISVAPSVLVPLCSYLTQLKGKPTGIAFIDSTSLSVCHNIRIPRHKVFAGIAQRGKNSMGWFYGFKLHLVVNHQGEILALKVTAGNVDDREPVRELTTELMGSLYGDKGYLSQELADDLANSGVTFITKKRRNMKARMQAEWDKIMLKKRFIIETINGQLKLISQIEHSRHRSIRGFMLTVLGGLIAYCLKLKKPSLKVFYSEDAVPMMA; encoded by the coding sequence ATGGACAAGTTAGTTGAAATTTTCTGTGATGTCGATGATTTTTGCCGTTTTTTCATTCCTCAATGGGAACAATTTTGCCTTGAGAGTGGGCATCGTTTACGCCGCCGACAAGGTCATATGTATCCCAGTGAAATCATGACCATTTTGATCCTTTTTCATATGTCGCATTACCGTGATTTTAAAAATTTTTATTTGAAACATATTTGGCAATACCACCACCGCGACTTCGCCACTTTACTCAGTTATACCCGTTTTATCAGCGTTGCCCCTTCCGTTTTGGTGCCATTATGCAGCTATCTGACTCAATTAAAAGGGAAACCCACAGGCATTGCTTTTATTGATTCCACCAGTTTGAGTGTCTGCCATAACATTCGCATCCCTCGACATAAGGTCTTTGCGGGGATCGCACAGCGTGGAAAAAATTCAATGGGATGGTTTTATGGTTTCAAATTACACTTGGTTGTCAATCATCAGGGGGAAATTCTCGCGCTTAAAGTCACGGCCGGTAATGTGGATGATCGGGAACCGGTTCGCGAATTAACCACAGAATTAATGGGTTCTCTTTACGGCGATAAAGGTTATCTGAGTCAGGAATTGGCGGACGATTTAGCCAACAGCGGTGTCACTTTCATCACGAAAAAACGGCGTAACATGAAAGCCCGTATGCAAGCTGAGTGGGATAAGATAATGTTAAAAAAGCGTTTTATCATTGAAACGATTAATGGCCAATTAAAATTAATTTCTCAGATAGAGCACTCTCGCCACCGAAGTATAAGAGGATTTATGTTGACCGTTTTAGGTGGACTGATCGCTTACTGCCTTAAATTGAAAAAACCATCACTGAAAGTTTTCTACTCAGAAGACGCTGTTCCAATGATGGCTTAA